From Oryza sativa Japonica Group chromosome 4, ASM3414082v1, one genomic window encodes:
- the LOC4336990 gene encoding heavy metal-associated isoprenylated plant protein 35, whose amino-acid sequence MAREEELKRVDLKVNVSCCEGCRRKVMKAISLKGVLRTEINPSLDKVTVVGDVDSRVLVKKLSKVGKIAEVMAPPPSSTAAPSEEGKKSDGNGGEKPTSPADEKSAARKDEGKDGKGDKSSSAAACKQECSKCTAGKEAADEAGRAGGKTASSKDTVTAKNSDDVDGDKSEPAAVAVEYQYHHHYSRPEPAMVVPVHLPYYAANATPYYAGGYYPIPPPMPAMLRHPPQLRPQPSRFDEDYFNEDNTVGCHVM is encoded by the exons ATGGCTAGGGAAGAAGAGCTCAAG AGAGTTGATCTGAAGGTGAACGTGAGCTGCTGCGAGGGATGcaggaggaaggtgatgaaagCCATAAGCCTGAAAG GCGTGCTGAGGACAGAGATCAACCCGTCGCTCGACAAGGTGACCGTCGTCGGCGACGTGGACAGCAGGGTGCTCGTCAAGAAGCTCTCCAAGGTCGGCAAGATCGCCGAggtgatggcgccgccgccgtcgtcaacgGCGGCGCCTTCGGAAGAAGGCAAGAAGAgcgacggcaatggcggcgagaagccgacctcgccggcggacGAGAAGAGCGCCGCGCGCAAGGACGAAGGCAAGGACGGCAAAGGCGAcaagtcgtcgtcggcggcggcgtgcaagCAGGAATGCAGCAAGTGCACGGCCGGGAAGGAAGCCGCCGACGAGGCTGGCCGCGCCGGTGGGAAGACGGCGTCGTCCAAGGACACGGTCACAGCCAAGAACAgcgacgacgtcgacggcgacaaaTCCgaaccggcggcggtggcggtggagtaCCAGTACCACCACCACTACAGCCGGCCGGAGCCGGCCATGGTGGTGCCGGTTCACCTCCCGTACTACGCCGCGAACGCGACGCCGTACTATGCCGGAGGATACTACCCGatcccgccgccgatgccggcgATGCTCCGTCACCCTCCTCAGCTCCGGCCGCAGCCGTCACGCTTCGACGAGGACTACTTCAACGAGGACAACACCGTCGGCTGCCACGTCATGTGA
- the LOC4336991 gene encoding protein argonaute 2 has product MEHERGGGGRGRGRGRGGGRGGGGGDGRGGGYGGAGGGGVGGRGGRGPPGGGGGRGYEPGGGRGYGGGGGGGGRGYGGGGGGGGYESGGGRGYGGGGRGYESGGGRGPGGGGRGHESGGGGGRGGNVWAQPGRGRGGAPAPAPAPAPAARRIQDEGAARSSGTVERIASTEVVRVQPPAPPVAVSRSGTRVPMRRPDGGGSVSKAKVKLLVNHFIVKYRQASTVFHYDIDIKLDISSPKASDKELSKGDFLTVKDELFKDESFRRLSSAVAYDGKRNLFTCAELPDGLFRVKVRSRTYIVSVEFKKKLPLSQLSELPVPREVLQGLDVIVREASSWRKIIIGQGFYSQGRSVPIGPDVVALKGTQQTLKCTQKGLILCVDYSVMPFRKAGPVLDLVQKSVRYLDYRTTLNKHQLDTLKNELKGQRVTVNHRRTKQKYIVKGLTDKPASQITFVDSESGQTKKLLDYYSQQYGKVIEYQMLPCLDLSKSKDKQNYVPIELCDLLEGQRYPKASLNRNSDKTLKEMALIPASSRKEEILELVNADDGPCRGEIAQQFGISLDVQMMEVTGRTLPPPSLKLGTSSGQPPKFNIDQPNCQWNLTRKRLAEGGVLQCWGVVDFSADSGQYALNGNMFIDKIVRKCCDLGVQMNRNPCIVQLLDMEVLSDPHQLFEELNKAKQAAASKKQKLQLLFCPMSDQHPGYKTLKLICETQLGIQTQCFLSFLANKQQGQDQYMSNLALKINGKIGGSNIQLFGESLPRISGAPYMFIGADVNHPSPGNVESPSIAAVVASVDQGASKYVPRIRAQPHRCEVIQHLGDMCKELIGVFEKRNRVKPQRIIYFRDGVSDGQFDMVLNEELADMEKAIKTKDYSPTITVIVAKKRHHTRLFPKDLNQQQTKNGNVLPGTVVDTGVVDPAAYDFYLCSHNGLIGTSRPTHYYSLLDEHGFASDDLQKLVYNLCFVFARCTKPVSLATPVYYADLAAYRGRLYYEGMMMSQPPPSSAASASSASSSGAGASDFRSFPALHEDLVDNMFFI; this is encoded by the exons ATGGAGCAcgagcgcggtggcggtggccgcggccgcgggaGGGGTCGCGGtggcgggcgtggcggcggtggcggcgatggtcgCGGAGGCGGTTAtggtggtgctggtggtggtggtgtcggCGGGCGCGGTGGGCGTGGGCctcctggtggtggtggtggacgcgGGTACGAGCCCGGCGGCGGGCGTGggtacggtggcggcggcggcggtggtggacgtgggtatggcggcggaggcggcggtggtgggtaCGAGTCCGGCGGTGGGCGTGGGTATGGCGGCGGTGGACGTGGGTATGAATCCGGCGGTGGGCGtggacctggcggcggcggccgtgggcacgagtccggcggtggcggtggccgcggcgggaACGTGTGGGCGCAGCCGGGGAGAGGGCGCGGAGGAGCCCccgccccggcgccggcgccagcaCCAGCAGCGAGGAGGATCCAGGACGAGGGGGCCGCGAGGTCGTCGGGTACCGTTG AGCGCATTGCTTCTACTGAGGTTGTAAGAGTACAACCACCTGCACCCCCAGTTGCTGTGTCTCGTAGTGGCACGCGTGTGCCAATGCGAAGACCTGATGGTGGAGGCTCAGTATCGAAAGCCAAGGTCAAATTGTTGGTGAACCATTTTATAGTTAAGTACCGACAGGCATCAACTGTTTTTCACTATGACATAGACATCAAGCTTGATATAAGTTCCCCCAAGGCTTCAGACAAGGAGCTATCCAAGGGAGATTTTCTTACTGTCAAGGACGAGCTCTTCAAGGATGAGAGCTTTCGGCGGCTTTCATCAGCTGTTGCTTATGATGGAAAAAGAAATTTATTTACTTGTGCTGAGCTACCAGATGGTTTGTTTCGTGTCAAAGTCCGTTCACGGACTTACATTGTATCTGTggagttcaagaagaagcttccTTTGAGCCAACTCTCGGAACTGCCTGTGCCCAGAGAGGTCTTGCAGGGGCTTGATGTCATTGTGCGTGAGGCCTCTAGCTGGCGCAAGATTATCATTGGTCAGGGATTTTACTCGCAGGGCCGCAGTGTGCCCATTGGGCCGGATGTTGTAGCTCTCAAAGGAACCCAGCAGACCCTGAAATGCACTCAGAAAGGACTGATCCTTTGTGTGGACTATTCGGTTATGCCGTTTCGCAAAGCTGGACCTGTGTTGGATCTTGTTCAGAAGTCTGTGAGATACCTTGACTACAGGACAACACTAAACAAACACCAATTGGACACTTTGAAGAATGAACTCAAAGGCCAGCGTGTCACTGTAAATCATAGGAGGACAAAGCAGAAGTACATTGTTAAAGGTTTGACTGATAAACCTGCAAGTCAGATAACTTTTGTAGATTCTGAATCAGGACAGACCAAGAAGCTTCTTGATTACTATTCGCAGCAGTATGGCAAGGTTATTGAGTATCAAATGCTTCCATGCTTGGATTTGAGCAAGAGCAAGGACAAGCAAAACTATGTGCCGATTGAATTGTGTGATCTTCTTGAAGGGCAGAGATACCCAAAAGCAAGCTTAAATAGGAATTCTGATAAAACACTGAAAGAAATGGCTTTGATCCCTGCCTCAAGTAGGAAGGAGGAGATTCTGGAGTTGGTGAATGCTGACGATGGGCCTTGCAG GGGTGAAATTGCTCAGCAGTTCGGGATTTCTTTGGATGTACAAATGATGGAAGTCACTGGTAGGacccttcctcctcccagccTAAAACTTGGCACCTCCAGTGGCCAACCCCCCAAATTCAATATTGATCAGCCTAACTGCCAGTGGAACCTTACGAGGAAAAGACTAGCAGAGGGCGGGGTGCTACAGTGCTGGGGCGTTGTGGACTTCAGTGCAGATTCTGGGCAGTACGCCCTGAATGGGAACATGTTTATTGACAAGATTGTCAGGAAGTGCTGCGACCTTGGCGTACAGATGAACCGTAACCCATGCATTGTGCAACTGTTAGATATGGAGGTGCTATCCGATCCACATCAGCTCTTCGAGGAGCTTAACAAAGCTAAGCAGGCGGCAGCCAGTAAGAAACAGAAGCTGCAGCTCCTCTTCTGCCCAATGTCTGATCAGCATCCTGGGTACAAGACGCTGAAGCTTATCTGCGAGACGCAGCTGGGGATCCAGACCCAGTGCTTCTTGAGCTTCCTCGCGAACAAACAACAGGGACAGGACCAGTACATGTCCAACCTTGCTCTGAAGATCAACGGCAAGATTGGAGGAAGCAACATCCAACTGTTTGGTGAATCGCTCCCGCGGATCTCCGGCGCGCCATACATGTTCATCGGCGCCGACGTGAATCACCCATCGCCGGGGAACGTCGAGAGCCCGTCGATTGCAGCAGTGGTGGCCTCGGTGGATCAAGGCGCCAGCAAGTACGTGCCAAGAATCCGCGCTCAGCCTCACCGCTGCGAGGTGATCCAGCACCTCGGCGACATGTGCAAGGAGCTCATCGGCGTGTTCGAGAAGCGGAACCGCGTGAAGCCCCAGAGGATCATCTACTTCCGCGACGGCGTCAGCGACGGTCAGTTCGACATGGTGCTGAACGAGGAGCTGGCGGACATGGAGAAGGCGATCAAGACCAAGGACTACTCCCCGACGATCACCGTGATCGTGGCCAAGAAGCGGCACCACACCAGGCTGTTCCCCAAGGACCTGAACCAGCAGCAGACCAAGAACGGCAACGTGCTCCCCGGCACGGTGGTGGACACCGGCGTGGTCGACCCGGCGGCGTACGACTTCTACCTGTGCAGCCACAACGGGCTGATCGGGACGAGCCGGCCGACGCACTACTACAGCCTTCTGGACGAGCACGGCTTCGCCTCCGACGACCTGCAGAAGCTGGTGTACAACCTCTGCTTCGTCTTCGCCCGCTGCACCAAGCCGGTGTCGCTGGCCACGCCCGTCTACtacgccgacctcgccgcctaCCGCGGCAGGCTCTACTACGAGGGCATGATGATGTCGCAGCCGCCACCGTCttccgcggcgtcggcgtcgtcggcatcctcctccggcgccggcgcttcCGACTTCAGGAGCTTCCCGGCGCTGCACGAGGATCTGGTGGACAACATGTTCTTCATCTGA
- the LOC4336992 gene encoding protein argonaute 3, with translation MAPARPPRPARPPEPASPPPPPPPPAPASPPPPPAPAAKGIQDEGSSSSSWSVERIPYGEDEKEEPPATPIASSNKNKREEPPTKHRPMARPPGGGGPLSKGEVKLLVNHFSVDYPKESTFFHYEIRIKLGDGPNRKLSKAELLTVKNELFEHESLQELSSAVAYDGERNLYTCAELPEDCIVPVSKFRVKDSSRTYIVSVKLKKPLPLSQLLEQRPGPRDVMQGLDVIVREASSFGKIVLGQGFYPQSGSEAISDSNIVALKGTQQSLKCTQKGLILCVDYSVLPCWKAGSVLDLVKTMKFMEYPLLEDQLKKLNNALKGLCVTVSHRKTEEKYTVKGLTDKPADQITFKDSKSGQTTKLIEYYKETYKKEIEHPMLPCLDLSKSKSKQNYVPIEFCNIPEGERYPVARLDDKKSDNKGEQEKPSTKTTLRKISIKVASSRKEEILDLVGNAQDGPCRGKIAQRFRISLDAAMMEVTGRILAPPTLELGTGTSRGQTFKFTIHQDDCQWNWKLKKYDKRVVAHGGTLNCWGVVDFSEGDLESKFIDKVVRKCSALGMVMTRKPCYEHVSNMEVLSDPKSLRDALIEAKRAAEEEDKKLQLLFCPMLNRCHGYKTLKLMCETELGIQTQCFLSTAAKLDEKRQDQYITNLALKINGKIGGSNMQLDPDSIPVVSAKDFMFIGADVNHPPPGNVSKDIPSIAAVVASVDKGASKYVTRIRAQYHRCEMIQNLGDICKELIGAYEKVNKKKPDSIIYFRDGVSDGQFDMVLNEELADMENKIMVGDYPKITVIVAKKRHHTRLFPKDRNQRQTKNGNVLPGTVVDTDVVDPTAYDFYLCSHKGEVGTSRPTHYYSLLDEHGFASDDLQKLVYNLCFVFARCTKPVSLATPVYYADLAAYRGRLYYEGMMMLQPAASAASASEAMMPAAQPQAAAAAAAAASPSSSAASSSEGMTASQPQAPAAEAASSSAGAADFRELPPMHGDLLNNMFFL, from the exons ATGGCGCCCGCGCGACCACCGAGACCAGCACGACCACCAGAGCCagcgtcaccaccaccgccaccaccaccaccagcgccagcgtcaccaccaccaccaccagcgccAGCAGCGAAGGGGATCCAGGACGAGGGATCCTCGAGTTCGTCGTGGTCCGTTG AGCGCATTCCCTACGGTGAGGATGAAAAAGAAGAACCACCGGCAACCCCAATTGCTTCCAGTAACAAGAATAAAAGAGAAGAACCACCTACCAAACATAGGCCAATGGCAAGACCACCTGGTGGTGGAGGTCCATTATCTAAAGGCGAGGTCAAATTGTTGGTGAACCATTTTTCAGTCGACTACCCAAAGGAATCAACCTTTTTtcactatgaaatacgaatcaAGCTTGGTGACGGTCCCAACAGAAAGCTCTCAAAGGCAGAGCTTCTTACAGTCAAGAATGAGCTCTTCGAGCACGAGAGCCTTCAGGAGCTTTCGTCAGCTGTTGCTTATGATGGAGAGAGAAATTTATACACTTGTGCTGAACTACCAGAAGACTGCATAGTCCCTGTGAGCAAATTCCGTGTGAAGGACAGTTCACGGACCTACATTGTATCAGTGAAGTTGAAGAAGCCGCTGCCTTTAAGCCAACTCTTGGAGCAGCGGCCTGGGCCTAGAGATGTCATGCAGGGCCTTGATGTCATTGTGCGTGAGGCATCTAGCTTCGGCAAGATTGTCCTTGGTCAGGGATTTTACCCGCAGAGCGGCAGTGAGGCCATCAGTGATAGCAATATTGTAGCTCTCAAAGGAACCCAGCAGAGCCTTAAATGCACTCAGAAAGGGCTGATCCTGTGTGTGGACTATTCGGTTTTGCCATGTTGGAAAGCTGGATCTGTGTTGGACCTTGTTAAGACTATGAAGTTCATGGAATACCCGCTCTTGGAAGACCAATTGAAAAAATTGAACAATGCGCTCAAAGGCCTGTGTGTTACTGTAAGTCACAGGAAGACTGAGGAGAAGTACACTGTTAAAGGCTTGACAGATAAACCTGCCGACCAGATAACTTTTAAAGACTCTAAATCAGGACAGACGACGAAGCTTATCGAGTACTATAAGGAGACGTATAAGAAAGAGATTGAGCATCCGATGCTTCCATGCTTGGATTTGAGCAAGAGCAAGTCCAAACAAAACTATGTGCCGATTGAATTTTGTAATATTCCTGAAGGGGAGAGGTATCCAGTGGCGAGGTTAGATGACAAGAAGTCTGATAATAAGGGCGAACAAGAGAAGCCATCTACAAAGACGACACTGAGAAAAATTTCTATAAAGGTTGCCTCTAGTCGGAAGGAGGAGATTCTGGACTTGGTGGGGAATGCTCAAGATGGGCCTTGCAG GGGAAAAATAGCTCAGCGATTCAGGATTTCTTTAGATGCAGCAATGATGGAAGTCACTGGTAGGATTCTTGCTCCCCCCACCCTAGAACTTGGCACTGGCACCTCCAGAGGCCAGACCTTCAAATTCACTATTCATCAGGATGACTGCCAGTGGAACTGGAAGCTTAAAAAATACGATAAACGAGTAGTAGCACATGGCGGGACTCTTAACTGCTGGGGCGTCGTCGATTTCAGTGAAGGCGACCTAGAGAGCAAGTTTATTGACAAGGTTGTCAGGAAGTGCTCCGCCCTTGGCATGGTCATGACCCGTAAACCATGCTATGAGCATGTGTCAAATATGGAAGTGCTATCCGATCCAAAGAGCCTCAGAGATGCGCTTATCGAAGCGAAGCGtgccgcggaggaggaagacaagaAGCTGCAGCTCCTCTTCTGCCCGATGCTCAACCGGTGCCATGGGTACAAGACCCTGAAGTTGATGTGCGAGACGGAGCTGGGGATCCAGACCCAGTGCTTCTTGAGCACCGCCGCAAAACTCGACGAAAAACGACAGGACCAGTACATTACCAACCTTGCTCTGAAGATCAACGGCAAGATCGGGGGTAGCAACATGCAGCTCGACCCGGACTCGATCCCAGTGGTGTCCGCCAAGGATTTCATGTTCATCGGTGCGGACGTGAACCACCCTCCGCCTGGGAATGTCAGTAAGGACATCCCGTCCATAGCAGCCGTGGTGGCCTCCGTTGATAAAGGCGCCAGCAAGTACGTGACAAGGATCCGCGCCCAGTATCACCGGTGCGAGATGATCCAGAACCTCGGTGATATCTGCAAGGAGCTCATCGGCGCGTATGAGAAGGTAAACAAGAAGAAGCCTGATAGCATCATCTACTTCCGCGACGGCGTCAGTGACGGTCAGTTCGACATGGTGCTGAACGAGGAGCTGGCGGACATGGAGAATAAGATCATGGTGGGTGACTACCCGAAGATCACCGTGATCGTTGCCAAGAAGAGGCACCACACGCGGCTGTTCCCCAAGGACAGGAACCAGCGGCAGACCAAGAACGGCAACGTGCTCCCCGGCACGGTGGTGGACACCGACGTGGTCGACCCGACGGCGTACGACTTCTACCTGTGCAGCCACAAGGGGGAGGTCGGGACGAGCCGGCCGACGCACTACTACAGCCTTCTGGACGAGCACGGCTTCGCCTCCGACGACCTGCAGAAGCTGGTGTACAACCTCTGCTTCGTCTTCGCCCGCTGCACCAAGCCGGTGTCGCTGGCCACTCCCGTCTACtacgccgacctcgccgcctaCCGCGGCAGGCTCTACTACGAGGGCATGATGATGTTGCAGCCGGCGGCGTCAGCGGCATCTGCCTCCGAGGCCATGATGCCGGCGGCACAGCCCcaggcggctgcggctgcggctgcggcagcgtcgccgtcgtcgtcagcgGCATCCTCATCTGAGGGCATGACGGCGTCCCAGCCccaggcgccggcggcggaggcggcatcCTCCTCCGCGGGAGCTGCCGACTTCAGGGAGTTGCCTCCGATGCACGGGGATCTGTTGAACAACATGTTCTTCCTCTGA